A stretch of Ipomoea triloba cultivar NCNSP0323 chromosome 13, ASM357664v1 DNA encodes these proteins:
- the LOC116001602 gene encoding vesicle-associated protein 3-1-like, which produces MSTAQILTIEPLELRFPFELKKQISCSLQLSNRSDNHVAFKVKTTNPKKYCVRPNIGIVLPRSTCDVIVTMQAQKEMPPNLQCKDKFLVQSVVATPGATPKDITGEMFNKEAGSGVEECKLKVTYVPPPQPPSPVAEESEADLLTENCNTNGSEVTRSFNDTHDSSSEARPLTSNLTEEKAPAVQQSDAPRQQLELTKHDANKRGFGSASIMFIIGVALLSVVVGYFLKSS; this is translated from the exons ATGAGCACTGCACAAATTCTTACCATTGAACCATTAGAACTCAGATTCCCAT TCGAACTGAAGAAGCAGATCTCTTGTTCGCTTCAGCTATCCAATAGGAGTGACAATCATGTCGCCTTCAAG gTTAAGACAACGAATCCGAAAAAGTATTGCGTTCGTCCCAATATCGGGATTGTTTTGCCTCGGTCCACTTGTGATGTTATAG TGACTATGCAAGCGCAAAAGGAGATGCCTCCAAACCTGCAATGCAAGGATAAGTTTTTAGTTCAGAGTGTAGTTGCAACTCCTGGTGCAACTCCGAAAGATATTACTGGAGAAATG TTTAATAAGGAGGCTGGAAGCGGAGTTGAAGAATGCAAGTTAAAAGTTACTTATGTTCCCCCACCCCAACCACCATCTCCGGTTGCTGAGGAATCAGAAGCAGATTTGTTAACAGAGAATTGCAATACGAATGGTTCCGAG GTTACAAGATCATTTAATGATACTCATGACAGTTCTTCAGAG gcAAGACCGCTCACTTCAAATCTGACTGAAGAAAAGGCTCCAGCAGTGCAACAAAGTGACGCACCTCGTCAACAACTG GAACTCACGAAGCATGATGCCAACAAACGTGGTTTTGGTAGCGCTTCCATCATGTTTATCATCGGTGTTGCCTTGCTAAGTGTAGTTGTGGGTTACTTCCTCAAAAGCTCATAA
- the LOC116003044 gene encoding probable aspartyl protease At4g16563 — translation MASSVFLFFMFLLLFPLYLSEVLILPLTHSLSTAQFNTTHHLLKSTSTRSATRLHRHRHRQVSLPLAPGSDYTLSFSLGSQTISLYMDTGSDVVWLPCHPFDCILCEGKYSPAAIPNPGPLNLSSAAPVSCKSRACSSVHSSRSSDLCAMARCPLEDIETSDCRKYSCPPFYYAYGDGSFVARLYSDSLTVPMSSPSLVLTNFTFGCAHTALGEPIGVAGFGRGVLSMPAQLATSSPDIGNYFSYCLVSHSFDTDRVRRPSPLILGRTQNKAKQLPTDDFAYTPMLDNPKHPYFYCVGLEALSVGRRRIAAPESLIRVDRKGNGGMVVDSGTTFTMLPQEFYNSVVTEFDKRVGSVYKRAAEVEDQTGLGPCYYMDSGKVSSSGSNVPQILLHFAGNSSVAMPARNYFYEFLYGGDKEKAKRRVGCMMLMNGGDETGGPAGLLGNYQQQGFEVVYDLEKRRVGFARRKCASLWDTLNRH, via the coding sequence ATGGCTTCCtctgttttcctcttcttcatgtttcttcttcttttcccctTGTATTTATCTGAGGTGTTGATTCTACCCCTCACCCACTCCCTTTCAACAGCCCAATTCAACACTACCCACCACCTCCTTAAGTCCACTTCTACCCGCTCCGCCACCAGActccaccgccaccgccaccgccaagTCTCGCTCCCGCTTGCTCCGGGGAGCGATTATACTCTGTCTTTCTCCTTGGGTTCCCAGACTATATCTCTGTATATGGATACAGGAAGCGACGTCGTTTGGCTCCCCTGTCACCCTTTCGACTGTATTCTCTGCGAGGGAAAGTACAGCCCCGCCGCCATACCTAATCCGGGCCCTCTCAACCTCAGCTCCGCCGCCCCCGTCTCGTGCAAGTCACGTGCATGCTCCTCCGTCCACTCCTCCCGCTCCTCCGACCTCTGCGCCATGGCCAGGTGCCCCCTCGAGGACATTGAAACCTCCGATTGCCGGAAATATTCTTGCCCGCCGTTTTATTACGCCTACGGCGACGGCAGCTTCGTCGCCAGGCTGTACAGCGACAGCTTGACGGTTCCTATGTCGTCGCCGTCGTTGGTTTTGACGAATTTCACGTTTGGCTGCGCGCACACCGCTCTCGGCGAGCCGATTGGGGTTGCCGGATTTGGCCGCGGCGTCCTCTCCATGCCGGCCCAGCTTGCCACCTCTTCTCCCGATATTGGCAACTATTTCTCCTACTGTTTAGTTTCTCACTCGTTCGACACCGACCGAGTCCGCCGACCGAGTCCACTCATCCTCGGCCGCACTCAAAACAAGGCCAAACAACTCCCAACCGACGATTTTGCTTACACCCCAATGTTGGACAACCCGAAACACCCTTATTTCTACTGTGTCGGACTCGAGGCCTTATCCGTCGGCCGGCGAAGAATCGCGGCCCCGGAGAGTCTCATACGGGTCGACAGAAAAGGGAACGGCGGGATGGTAGTCGACTCAGGGACTACCTTCACTATGCTGCCGCAGGAGTTTTATAACTCGGTGGTGACCGAGTTCGACAAGCGGGTCGGGTCGGTTTACAAACGAGCCGCCGAGGTGGAAGATCAAACCGGACTCGGGCCGTGCTATTACATGGATTCCGGCAAGGTTTCTTCTTCGGGTTCAAACGTTCCTCAAATTCTGCTACACTTCGCCGGAAATTCCAGTGTAGCGATGCCCGCCAGAAACTACTTCTACGAGTTTCTCTACGGCGGCGATAAGGAGAAGGCGAAACGAAGAGTGGGTTGCATGATGCTGATGAACGGCGGCGATGAGACCGGCGGGCCCGCCGGTCTTCTGGGGAATTACCAGCAGCAAGGGTTCGAAGTTGTGTACGATTTGGAGAAGAGACGGGTCGGGTTTGCCCGGAGGAAGTGCGCATCTTTGTGGGATACACTCAACCGGCACTAA